The Microcystis aeruginosa NIES-843 sequence GCAGGAGAAGCAGTTAGGGATATTGTTCTGTCGCTGGGAGTATGAAAATCTGTTTAATGCGTTGCAAATCGCCCTCAATCAGCAAGAGAGCGTATTGACTATTATTAATTGCTTGCATAGTTATCTGGATTTAAACCAAGATACTCAGACTAATTTAAAGCTCCTAGAGTTCGTTCTCGAAACTTTTGAAAACTATCCCCCTGAAGCCAAACAAGGGCAGGTGGCAATAGAAATCATTGGTATAATTGACGAGGCAGGAAACAAATATTTACAAAGTAAAAATTATCAGAAAGCGAAAGAGATTTACCAAAAAAGCCTTGAATTACTCAAGCCAATTAGTGAAAGTTACAGTCAATCTAAGCAATCTTTCCAAGCCATCACCCTGCACAATTTGGGAATCGTAGCGCAAGAATTGAGGGAATGGGAACAGGCGCGACTCTACTTCCAGCAGGCTATTGAGATCTACATTGAATATGGGGATCGCTTCTCCCAAGCTACCACCCTGCACCAGTTGGGAACGGTAGCGCAACAATTGAGGGAATGGGAGCAAGCCCGAAGCTACTACCAGCAAGCTATTGGGATCTGCATTGAATATGGGGATCGCTACTCCCAAGCCATCACCCTGCACAATTTGGGAGCCGTAGCGGCAGAATTGAGGGAATGGGAGCAAGCCCGAAGCCACTACCAGCAAGCTATTGGGATCTGCATTGAATATGGGGATCGCTACTCCCAAGCCATCACCCTGCACTGTTTGGGAATGGTAGCGGCAGAATTGAGGGAATGGGAGCAAGCCCAAAGCTACTACCAGCAAGCTATTGAGATCTACATTGAATATGGGGATCGCTACTCCCAAGCCAGCACCCTGCACCACTTGGGAAACCTAGCGCAAGCATTGAGGGAATGGGAGCAAGCCCGAAGCTACTACCAGCAAGCTATTGAGATCTACATTGAATATGGGGATCGCTACTCCCAAGCTGGAACCCTGCACAATTTGGGAATGGTAGCCAAAGCAGTTGGGGAATTGAGCCAAGCCAAAAGTTATTACCTGCAAGCCTTACAAATTTGGGCAGAATTTAACGATAATTACACCATACAAACCTATTCTTTGCCTCGTCTTGTTGCTCTTTATCAGCAAACGCAAGATGAGGAGATTCTTGTCGGTATTGCTTCTGTTTTCGGGGTTGGGGTTGAGGAGGTGCGGGGTTTGCTGGAGGGTTAGAATGGGTTTTGGGCGTAGGCTGCGTGTTTGCGGCTATCAATTCAGTTAACGTAAGTAGCTGGTTATAATTAAATTAAAAATGGATTTTAGGTTCGATCCCCCCTGCCCCCCTTGATAAGGGGGGAATAACGAACCTAGTTTGTTGTTGCGCTCCCTTCGCTAAATTCTCTCCCCTTTCCTTGTAGGAGAAAGGCCAGGGGAGAGGTCAATAATTAAGAACCCAATGCGATCACACTATCTGGTAAAGATCAAGTATAATAATAAATATAAAGACCAAATTATTCATCTACCGTTAACTTAATGAAAGCCAAATGAACTTATTAAAACAATCGGACATTCAAGAAAATCCCACAACACTTTACGAACAAGATCTTCAGTTGTGGATTGAGCAAACTATTCATCAATTACAGAATCGACAGTTTGAACAACTGGATATAGAAAACTTAATTGAGGAGTTAAAAGATTTGGGTAAGTCAGAGAAACGCGCCTTAGAGAGCAACTTAATGGTCTTGTTGATTCACTTACTCAAATTAAAGATACAGCATGATGCTCCTGAGACAATGAAAGCAAGTTGGTATAATTCAGTAGATGAGCATCGCCAGCGCGTTCAAGATGATTTACTTAAGACTCCCTCTCTTAAATCTTATCTCTTAATCTCCATCACACAAGCCTATTCCAGCGCTCGTAAAGTCGCCATCAAACAGGGTAAACGCGCTCAATTTGGTATTCGTATTCCCCAAGAAAGTGAGTATCCCCTCGCTTGTCCTTTCACACCTGAACAGATTCTAAATGAGGACTTTTACGGATAAAAACGAAAGTAAACATTATCAATAATAAAACCATGAAACCAGAATAAGTACCTAAGCAAAATTAATTACACATATCTAACCACCTCTTGCCTCTTGCCTATCTTCACTAGGAAATTAATTTTGCACGACTACTTATCAACCATGAAAACAGGTGATATTGTTTTAATGATTAAATTATCATTGAACCCTAACGCACCATCTTCATAAAATTGGTTTGTTACGCTACAAACTACTACTAAATATAGATATAACCCAAGCCAAAGACACGAAGCAAATCTCGGCATCCTTCTTCAAAATTATCATTAAAATTAATAATTTGGAAGCTAGGTAAGACCCAAGAAAGTTTTGTATATTCACAAGGTTGATAGAGAATTGGCAAAATTTTATCTTCAAAACGCTGATCCTGTAAAGTAAAAATTAGTTCTCGCTTTACCCACATAGAATCGACCGCATCAGGAGAGAGAACGATAATAAACCAATCACAT is a genomic window containing:
- a CDS encoding toll/interleukin-1 receptor domain-containing protein, which translates into the protein MIPQEAFLSHSSKNREFVSHLANELRRHGVPVWYSETNILGAQQWHDEIGKALRRCDWFIIVLSPDAVDSMWVKRELIFTLQDQRFEDKILPILYQPCEYTKLSWVLPSFQIINFNDNFEEGCRDLLRVFGLGYIYI
- a CDS encoding DUF29 domain-containing protein, yielding MNLLKQSDIQENPTTLYEQDLQLWIEQTIHQLQNRQFEQLDIENLIEELKDLGKSEKRALESNLMVLLIHLLKLKIQHDAPETMKASWYNSVDEHRQRVQDDLLKTPSLKSYLLISITQAYSSARKVAIKQGKRAQFGIRIPQESEYPLACPFTPEQILNEDFYG